The following coding sequences are from one Rhipicephalus microplus isolate Deutch F79 chromosome 3, USDA_Rmic, whole genome shotgun sequence window:
- the LOC119175764 gene encoding acetyl-coenzyme A transporter 1, which yields MEMHRRPTNKRRDSIGDDILAPSKEPLLENGQASGDGHHNDREYAGSVLEEWRSIALLLFLYVLQGVPLGLASAMPLLLQNRRISYKEQALFSLAAWPFSVKLLWAPIVDSLYSSRFGRRKSWLVPAQYAIGLSFFWLSSHMSFLLGEGEGSSKAEPSVLMLTLVFFSLNFLAATQDIAVDGWALTMLSRRHVGYASTCNSVGQTVGYIMGNVVFLALESADFCNRYLRSTPQQDGIVTLDGFLNFWGIVFMLTTTMVALLKHEQSTVTSDEDGRSDLGIFQAYKMALRIFQLPSVRTLCIFLITAKVGFAAADNMTGMKLLEAGMRRENLALLAIPVAPIQILLPVIISKHTGGNRPLNVYFKAYPYRLLLGLVFMVLVHWTYHVKNPDGTFPLYYYVVIVLVYAVYQVTLYSSFVSSVAFCARVSDPAVGGTYMTLLNTVSNLGSSWPATVALWMVDSFTFKRCVGASEAWLYCSSKEDKNICSSQKGTCETTIDGYNIEMVFCIALGFLWLLYARRKANWLQSLPQSAWKCT from the exons ATGGAGATGCACAGGCGTCCCACCAACAAACGCCGAGATTCTATTGGGGACGACATCCTGGCTCCAAGCAAGGAACCACTGTTGGAGAATGGCCAAGCGAGTGGGGATGGCCACCACAATGATAGAGAATACGCTGGCAGTGTGCTGGAAGAGTGGCGTAGCATTGCACTCCTGCTGTTTCTGTACGTGCTCCAAGGTGTCCCACTTGGCCTCGCATCCGCTATGCCACTGTTACTTCAGAACAGACGCATCAGCTACAAG GAGCAAGCCCTGTTCAGCTTAGCAGCATGGCCCTTCAGTGTCAAGCTCCTGTGGGCCCCCATTGTGGACTCTCTGTACTCCAGTCGCTTTGGCCGGCGCAAGTCATGGCTGGTGCCTGCCCAGTACGCCATTGGTTTGTCGTTCTTCTGGCTGTCATCGCACATGAGTTTTCTGCTGGGTGAAGGTGAAGGAAGCAGCAAGGCAGAGCCCAGTGTTCTTATGCTGACCTTAGTCTTCTTTTCActaaacttcctggcggctactCAGGACATTGCTGTCGATGGCTGGGCCCTCACAATGCTCTCACG GCGGCACGTAGGATATGCCTCCACGTGCAACTCTGTGGGGCAAACGGTCGGATACATCATGGGAAACGTGGTATTTTTGGCTCTCGAGTCTGCAGACTTTTGCAACCGCTATCTAAGGTCCACTCCCCAACAAGATGGCATCGTCACTCTTGATG GGTTCCTGAACTTCTGGGGGATCGTGTTCATGTTGACGACGACCATGGTGGCCCTACTGAAACACGAGCAAAGCACAGTAACCAGTGACGAGGATGGCCGGTCTGATCTGGGAATttttcaggcgtacaagatggCACTGCGCATCTTTCAGCTTCCCAGCGTCCGCACCTTATGCATCTTTTTAATCACTGCCAAG GTTGGTTTTGCAGCGGCTGACAACATGACGGGGATGAAGCTTCTAGAGGCTGGCATGCGCCGCGAAAACTTGGCCCTGCTGGCTATACCAGTGGCGCCCATTCAGATCCTGTTGCCAGTGATCATAAGCAAGCACACTGGTGGCAACAGGCCACTCAACGTGTATTTCAAGGCCTATCCATATAG GTTGCTCCTTGGATTGGTGTTCATGGTTCTTGTCCACTGGACGTATCATGTCAAGAATCCAGATGGAACATTCCCCCTCTATTACTATGTAGTCATTGTTCTCGTCTATGCTGTGTACCAG GTGACCCTGTACAGCAGTTTTGTGTCTTCGGTGGCATTCTGTGCAAGGGTGAGTGACCCAGCTGTTGGGGGAACCTACATGACCCTTCTCAACACTGTCAGCAACCTAGGCAGCAGCTGGCCTGCGACAGTGGCACTGTGGATGGTGGACAGCTTTACTTTCAAACGCTGCGTTGGTGCCTCTGAAGCGTGGCTCTACTGTTCTTCAAAGGAAGACAAGAAT ATATGCAGCAGCCAAAAAGGCACCTGCGAGACTACAATAGACGGCTACAACATAGAAATGGTGTTCTGCATTGCACTCGGTTTCCTGTGGCTGCTGTATGCACGGCGAAAGGCTAACTGGCTGCAGTCCTTGCCACAGTCCGCGTGGAAGTGCACTTAA